A single Candidatus Poribacteria bacterium DNA region contains:
- a CDS encoding P-II family nitrogen regulator, giving the protein MKKLECIIRPFKLEEVKEALSSVGVRGMTVSEVRGFGRSRGHTELYRGSEYTIEFVPKLKIEIVVAEENVDKVVEAVQQAASTGKIGDGKIFVLPIDETIRIRTGERGPAAV; this is encoded by the coding sequence ATGAAAAAGCTAGAATGTATTATCCGCCCCTTCAAATTGGAGGAGGTCAAAGAGGCACTCAGCAGTGTGGGTGTTCGGGGCATGACAGTCAGTGAAGTTCGTGGTTTCGGGCGTAGCCGTGGGCATACCGAACTCTACCGCGGTAGCGAATACACGATTGAATTTGTCCCAAAGTTAAAAATCGAAATTGTTGTCGCTGAAGAGAACGTTGATAAAGTCGTTGAAGCTGTGCAACAGGCGGCTTCGACTGGCAAAATCGGCGATGGCAAAATCTTCGTCCTGCCCATTGATGAAACTATCCGTATCCGTACAGGTGAAAGAGGTCCTGCCGCTGTTTAA